The DNA region GCGGGCGATCCGCAGCGGCGAGCAGCCCAGCGCGCGGGCCGCCTGCACGTACTCCTGCGGCTTGACCTGGATCACCGCCGAGCGCATCAGGCGGAAGATGCTCGGCCAGCCGAGCACGATCAGCACGGCCGCCACCTGGCCGACGATGGCGAAGTAGGTGTCGCCGAAGCTGACCGACTGCAGGATGATGATCGCGCCGAGCAGCAGCGGAAGGGCGAAGAAGATCTCCGCGAACCGGCTGATCAGCGCGTCGATCCAGCCGCCCATGTAGCCCGCGATCAGACCCAGGGTGACGCCGACGACCGACGTGCCGATGGTGGCGGTGAGGCCGACCAGGATCGAGGCTCGGGCTCCGTAGATGCAGCGGGTGTAGAGGTCGTAGCCCTGACGGTCCTGCCCGAACCAGTGCTCCGAGCTCGGCCCGCGGCGGGCCTCGGAGAGGATGGACTCGCGCGGGTCGAGGGTGGTGAAGATGCTCGGGAACGCCGCCATCATCACGAAGACGAAGATCAGCGTCGCCGAGATCCAGAACATAGGCTTGGTGCGCAGCGAGCGCCACGCCTCCGCACTGAGCGGTCGTGCGTCGTTGACCTCGTCGCTGGCGTCCGGGACCAGCGCGGCGTCAGCGGTGTCAGTCATGGGAGATCCTCGGGTCGATGAGGCCGTAGACGAGGTCCACGATCAGGTTGGCGAGCAGGTAGACCAGCACCAGCACGGTCACCGTGCCGACGACCACCATGCCGTCGCGGTCCCCGATACCGCGGTACACGTAGCCGCCGATGCCGTGGATGTTGAAGATGCCCTCGGTGATGACCGCGCCGCCCAGGAGCGCGCCGAAGTCGTAGCCCAGGAAGGTGACCACCGGGATCATCGAGTTGCGCAGCGCGTGCACGCCGACCACCCGGCCCTGGGCGAGGCCCTTCGCGTGGGCGGTTCGGATGTAGTCGGTCCGCATCGTGTCGGCGAGGTCGGAGCGCATCAGTCGGGCCAGGTACGCCACCGACGTCGAGCCGAGGACCATGCCGGGCAGCAGCAGGTCGAACCAGGGGGCGTCGGAGCCCACGGTGACCGGGAAGATGCCCCATTTCACGCCGAGATAGAGCTGGAGGACCGTGCCGATCACGAAGATCGGGATCGAGATCACGACCAGCGTGCTGACCAGGACCAGGTTGTCGATGAACCCGCCGCGTCTGAGTCCGGAGAGGACGCCGGCGCCGATGCCGATCACCGCCTCGAAGGCGAGGGCGACGACGCCCAGCTTGAGGGTCGTGGTGAAGCGGTCGGCCAGCTCGTCGCGCACGGGGACCCCGTACTGGGACTCACCGAGGTCGCCCTGGATCACGTTGCCCATGTACTTGACGTACTGGACCGGGAGCGGGTCGTTGAGGTTGTACTTCTCCTTGAACTGAGCGACGTACTCCGGTGAGCACGGCCGTTCACCGCATTTGCCGGCGGTGGGGTCGCCCGGGAGCGAGAAGACCATCGCGTAGATCAAGAAGGTTGATCCGATGACCACCGGGATCATCTGGAGCAGCCGTCGGAGGGTGTACTTGCCCACCGTTCCTCCGTGTCAGCGCAGAGCGCGCCGGGGGCGCGCAGGGGTGTGTTGTCCAGCGTGGGTGACGGCGGACTCGGGCTGCCGGCCCGCGGGGATCCGCGGACCGGCAGCCGTCGTCCTCACCGTCGGACGATCAGTTCGCCAGCTCGACGTTCCGGTAGTCCGGAACACCGAAGGCGTTGATCGCGACCTCTCCGTCGACGCGGTCGGACCAGCCGGCCTGACCGGTCGCGTACCACAGCGGGATGATCCGCATGTCCTCGGACAGCAACTGCTCGGCCTGCTGGTACAGGCCGTTGGCGGTGTCCAGGTCGTCGGCTGCCGCCGCCTCGCGGGTCAGCTGCTCGAACTCCGGGTTGTCGTACGGACCGTAGTAGTTCGACGACGCGCCCTTGCTGTACAGCGGGACGAGGAAGTTCTCGATGGACGGGTAGTCCATCTGCCAGCCCTGACGGAACAGACCCTTGATCTTGCCCTCGCCGAGGTCGGTGAGGAAGGTCGCGAAGTCACGGCTCAGGTCGACGGTGCACTCGACGTCCAGCGCCTGCCGGATCGAGTTGCAGGCGGCCTCGGCCCAGGGGCCGTGGTCGCTGTCGTTGTTCACCGCGAGGGTCAGGTCGCCGTCGTAGCCGCCGGCCTTGTCCCACAGCTTCTTCGCGGCCTCGGGGTCGTAGTTGCACCAATCGCCGCACGCGCCGGCCTCGTAGCCGTCGACGACCGGGGAGACCCAGCCGGTGGCCGGCTCACGGGTGCCCGCGAAGATCTGGTCGATCACGGTCTGCCGGTCGATCGCCATCGAGATCGCCTTGCGCAGATCCGGGTCGTCCAGGCCCTTGTCGGCGACCGGGTTGATGCCGATCGTCTGGATCACACCGACCGGACGCGAGGTGCCGCGGTCGTCGAGGTCCGTCAGCCACTTGTCGTCGATCAGCGAGTCCGTCGGGATCTGGTTGATCACGTCGAGGTTGCCGGCCTGCAGGTCGGCGTAGGCCGCCTCGGCGTTCTCGTAGATCCGGAAGGTGATCTGGTCCTCGACGCCCGGATACTCACCGCTGTACTCGGGGTTCTTGGAGAGGACGATCTCCTCGTTCTTGGTCCACTTGTCGACCATGTAGGGGCCGGCGCCGACCGGCTTCTCGCCGAAGGCGTCCGGGTCCTCGAAGAAGGACTCCGGGAGGGGCGCGAAGGCGGTGTAGCCGAGACGGACCTCGAGGTTCGAGACCTTCTCGGTGGTCTGGATGGTGAAGGTGGTCTCGTCGACGACCTCCAGGCCGTCCAGGGCCTCGTCCTTGTCGACCGGCGGGTACTTGGCGCAGGGGTCCTCGTCCTCGGCGAGCTCCGCGTTCTCCGGCGGGGCGCACTGCATCGCCGCGTAGCCGGCGAAGGGCTCGAAGAAGTAGTTGGCCTGGTAGCCGTTGGGGCCCCACGCGGCGTAGTTCCACGCCTTGACGAAGCTCTCGGCCGTGACGGTCGTGCCGTCGGAGAACTTGTAGTCGGGCTTGATCTTGACCGTGAAGTTCTGGTTGTCGTCGGTCTCGATCGACTCCGCGATGTCGTAGCTGGGCGCAGCGTTCTCGACGTCGTAGTGGATCAGCTTCGCGACCGTCAGGTCCTGCGGGTCTCCACCGCAGGTCTCGGCGGTGTTCTGCGGAACGAGCGGGTTCTCCGGGTTGCAACCGAAGACGGTCAACCCAGCCTCGCTCTCGTCGCCCGAGTCATCGCCGCCACATGCCGACAATGTGAGGGCGAGCGCGGATGCGGCGACCACGCCGACCGCACGATTGATGCCTCGCATGCATGTCCTCCTCAAGTGAAAATGCGTGATCCCGAAAAACCCGGGCACCGCACGAAACCTAGTTGTTGAAAGGACCTGCGTCGGTCACCGAGCGATAACGATCTGGTCGCGACCCGCACCAGATCGTCCGGCCGCACACCCTCAGGCTTCGGTTTTCGCCTCCGCCGGAGCGTCCACACCGGCCTCCTTGCGCTGCGCCGGCGTGATCGGCGCGGGCGCGGCGGTGAGCGGGTCGAACCCGCCCCCGGACTTCGGGAAGGCGATCACGTCGCGGATCGAGTCGGTGCGGGCCAGCAGCGCCACGATCCGGTCCCAGCCGAACGCGATGCCGCCGTGCGGCGGGGCGCCGTACTTGAACGCCTCGAGCAGGAAGCCGAACTTCTCCTCGGCGTCCTCGCTGCTGATCCCCATCACCTCGAAGACGCGCTTCTGCACGTCCTCGCGGTGGATACGGATCGAGCCGCCGCCGATCTCGTTGCCGTTGCAGACCATGTCGTAGGCCCAGGCCAGGGCGTTGCCGGGGTCGGCGTCGAAGGCGTCGAGGTCCTGCGGCGAGGTGAACGCGTGGTGCACCGCGGTCCAGGCGCCCTCGCCGACCGCGACGTCACCGGAGGCGACGGCGTCGCTGGCCGGCTCGAACAGCGGAGCGTCCACGACCCAGAGGAAGCTCCAGGCGTCCTCGTCGATCAGCCCGCAGCGACGGCCGATCTCCAGGCGGGCCGCGCCGAGCAGGGCCCGGCTGGTCTTCACCGCACCGGCGGCGAAGAAGATGCAGTCGCCGGGCCGGGCGCCGACGTGCGCGGCCAGACCGGCCTTCTCCGCGTCGGTGATGTTCTTGGCGACCGGACCGGTGAGCTCGCCGTCCTCCTGGACCAGGACGTAGGCCAGGCCGCGGGCGCCACGCTGCTTGGCCCACTCCTGCCAGGCGTCGAGCTGCTTGCGGGGCTGGCTCGCTCCCCCGGGCATCACCACGGCGCCGACGTAGTCGGCCTGGAAGACGCGGAACGGGGTGTCGGCGAAGTACTCGGTGCACTCCACCAGCTCCTGGCCCATCCGCAGGTCGGGCTTGTCGGAGCCGTAGCGGGCCATCGCGTCGGCGTAGGTCATCCGCGGCAGCGGCAGGGGCACGTCGTACCCGATCAGCTTCCAGAGCCCGGCGACGATCTGCTCGCCCAGGGCGATCACGTCGTCCTGCTCGACGAAGCTCATCTCGATGTCGA from Nocardioides sambongensis includes:
- a CDS encoding ABC transporter permease, with the protein product MTDTADAALVPDASDEVNDARPLSAEAWRSLRTKPMFWISATLIFVFVMMAAFPSIFTTLDPRESILSEARRGPSSEHWFGQDRQGYDLYTRCIYGARASILVGLTATIGTSVVGVTLGLIAGYMGGWIDALISRFAEIFFALPLLLGAIIILQSVSFGDTYFAIVGQVAAVLIVLGWPSIFRLMRSAVIQVKPQEYVQAARALGCSPLRIARSHILPNALGPVIVVSTINLGVFISAEAALSFLGIGLRPPTVSWGVMISDGAGAMQSAPHGLLFPSLFLSLAVLAFIMLGDAIRDAFDPKSK
- a CDS encoding ABC transporter permease, giving the protein MGKYTLRRLLQMIPVVIGSTFLIYAMVFSLPGDPTAGKCGERPCSPEYVAQFKEKYNLNDPLPVQYVKYMGNVIQGDLGESQYGVPVRDELADRFTTTLKLGVVALAFEAVIGIGAGVLSGLRRGGFIDNLVLVSTLVVISIPIFVIGTVLQLYLGVKWGIFPVTVGSDAPWFDLLLPGMVLGSTSVAYLARLMRSDLADTMRTDYIRTAHAKGLAQGRVVGVHALRNSMIPVVTFLGYDFGALLGGAVITEGIFNIHGIGGYVYRGIGDRDGMVVVGTVTVLVLVYLLANLIVDLVYGLIDPRISHD
- a CDS encoding peptide ABC transporter substrate-binding protein; protein product: MRGINRAVGVVAASALALTLSACGGDDSGDESEAGLTVFGCNPENPLVPQNTAETCGGDPQDLTVAKLIHYDVENAAPSYDIAESIETDDNQNFTVKIKPDYKFSDGTTVTAESFVKAWNYAAWGPNGYQANYFFEPFAGYAAMQCAPPENAELAEDEDPCAKYPPVDKDEALDGLEVVDETTFTIQTTEKVSNLEVRLGYTAFAPLPESFFEDPDAFGEKPVGAGPYMVDKWTKNEEIVLSKNPEYSGEYPGVEDQITFRIYENAEAAYADLQAGNLDVINQIPTDSLIDDKWLTDLDDRGTSRPVGVIQTIGINPVADKGLDDPDLRKAISMAIDRQTVIDQIFAGTREPATGWVSPVVDGYEAGACGDWCNYDPEAAKKLWDKAGGYDGDLTLAVNNDSDHGPWAEAACNSIRQALDVECTVDLSRDFATFLTDLGEGKIKGLFRQGWQMDYPSIENFLVPLYSKGASSNYYGPYDNPEFEQLTREAAAADDLDTANGLYQQAEQLLSEDMRIIPLWYATGQAGWSDRVDGEVAINAFGVPDYRNVELAN
- the aspS gene encoding aspartate--tRNA ligase, coding for MIRTHDAGSLRPEHVGETVTLAGWVANRRDHGGVAFIDLRDASGVVQVVIRDEEVAHALRAEYCLKVTGEVTARLEGNENPNLPTGAIEVVTLPGTEGVEVLSAAAPLPFPISDHVDVGEEARLRHRYLDLRRSGPGSALRLRSKVNKTARDVLDAHGFVEIETPTLTRSTPEGARDFLVPARLQPGSWYALPQSPQLFKQLLMVAGMERYFQIARCYRDEDFRADRQPEFTQLDIEMSFVEQDDVIALGEQIVAGLWKLIGYDVPLPLPRMTYADAMARYGSDKPDLRMGQELVECTEYFADTPFRVFQADYVGAVVMPGGASQPRKQLDAWQEWAKQRGARGLAYVLVQEDGELTGPVAKNITDAEKAGLAAHVGARPGDCIFFAAGAVKTSRALLGAARLEIGRRCGLIDEDAWSFLWVVDAPLFEPASDAVASGDVAVGEGAWTAVHHAFTSPQDLDAFDADPGNALAWAYDMVCNGNEIGGGSIRIHREDVQKRVFEVMGISSEDAEEKFGFLLEAFKYGAPPHGGIAFGWDRIVALLARTDSIRDVIAFPKSGGGFDPLTAAPAPITPAQRKEAGVDAPAEAKTEA